GAAGCTGATAGGGCCCGTAGTTGTTCGAGCAGTTCGAGACCGTCACCGGCAGGCCGTAGGTATGGTGGTAGGCCCGCGCCAGGTGGTCCGAGGCCGCCTTCGAGGCCGAGTAGGGGCTGTTGGGATGGTAGGGCGTGTCCTCGCGGAACTGCCCCTCCGGCCCCAGGCTCCCGAAGACCTCGTCGGTGCTGACGTGGTGGAAGCGCCGGATCCGCTCGCGGTGCTTGCGCGCCAGCTCCAGCAGGCGGAAGGTCCCCACGACGTTGCTCTGGATGAAGTCATCCGGCGCGGAGATCGAGCGGTCGACGTGCGACTCGGCGGCCAGGTGGCAGATCGCGTCGACCTCGTGCGTCAGGATCGCGGCCTCCACTGCG
This genomic window from Deltaproteobacteria bacterium PRO3 contains:
- a CDS encoding NAD-dependent epimerase/dehydratase family protein, which gives rise to MKALLVTGGAGFIGSNFIRYLLEESGYAGKVVNVDKLTYAGNLENLAGIAERFPGRYAFVCADIADGAAVEAAILTHEVDAICHLAAESHVDRSISAPDDFIQSNVVGTFRLLELARKHRERIRRFHHVSTDEVFGSLGPEGQFREDTPYHPNSPYSASKAASDHLARAYHHTYGLPVTVSNCSNNYGPYQL